The sequence ctaacatcagttcaagtggtatcaaagcttgttgTGAGTAGTGTTTGAAAAGGTGAATGATAACGAGAGCCAAGAGCCAATGAGGTGAAGGCACACTCACAAAATACAACCCATAGATTGGAAAAATAAGGATTTTCACATGTTCAAAGATGGCAGGTGAAGAAGGCCAAACCAAGCTCGATGGGGAAGCCTTACAAAAGATATTTCTTGATATGAAGTCGATGGTTGAAGTTCTTTTCCAGGAAAGAAAAGAATGATAGATACGGGAGAAAGTAGGCACATCGAAACCAAAGGATAAAGGCAAAAGATTAGGAGGTGGTGATTCCCCACTAAAAAATCCTCCTTCTCCCccttcttctccatcttatgttaaTCCTTTTAAGGCCACACATAAGCTTGTAATCAAActtgatgtaaaatttgaattGCCTAAATATAATGGAGAACTAAGTGCTGAAAAACTTGATGTCTAGATAAACAAGTAGAGGTTTACTATAGGATACAAGGCCTGCTAGAAGATGCCTCTAGGATATAGTTGGCTACTCTCCATTTAGGAGGTACTGCTCTCACTTGGTGGGAGACTAGGACCCAAGACGAGCTTGCCCATCATGGTAGAGTTAGGATGGAGTTTGTTGCTGCACTAAAAGAGAAATTATATCCTTTAGGACACATGCAACAACTAACTATGAGTTGGAAAACCTTTAGGCAAGTAAAAGGCCAATCAGTGCAAGAGTACACCCATGAGTTTAGAAAACGGGCAATAACATTGAATGTACCTTTGTATACCCAAGATACCTTGCTTAAATATATAGGTGGTTTACATTCCAACCTCTGACACACTATCCTCATGTTGAATCCTAGTAATCTTGATCAGGTATGTGTCCAAGCTACTCATATTGATTCTAGGGGTAAGTATTTTAGTGAAAAATTTGCTAAGAAATCATCCAAGAAACCACTAGAGGGAAAatcaaaggacaaaggtaaagggaagaagaTGACTATAGTAAAGAAAGAAGATGTTAAGCCTAAGTACTCTCATTGTAAGAAAGAAGGGCATGAAGATGATAAATGTTGGAAGTTACATCCGAAACTAAGGCCGAAGCGATACAAAGGTTACAAAGGTCCTAAGAAGACTACTATGGTGATCCAACAAGATCTTGGATCTAATTATGGAGATGAAACTTCAATAGTTTCTACTGGGATCCAAGGTGCAATGAAAGGTAAAACTCTCTCATCAGATGCAATTGTTTCTAATGCAAACAGTTTTAGTGAAAAATTTGCTAATAAATCATCCAAGAAACCACTAGAGGgaaaatcaaaggataaaggtaaagggaagaagACAGCTACAGAAAAGAAAGGGGATGTTAAGCCTACGTACTCTCATTGTAAGAAAGAGGGCCATGAAGATGCCAAATGTAGGAAGTTACATCCAGAAGTAAGGCCAAAGTGATACGGAGGTAACAAAGGTCCGAAGAAGACTACTTCGGTGAGCCATCAAGATCTTGGATCTGATTCTTGAGATGAAACTCCAATAGTTGCTACTGGGATCCAAGGTACAATGAAAGGTAAAACTCTCTCATCAGATGCAATTGTTTCTAATGCAAGTACAAGTAAAGAAAATTCTCTTCCTAATATGGATAAACAAAGGAATGAAGTTTTTCACATTCGTGTGATAACTAAAAACAGTAAGATTGATACTCTATTTGATACTAGCTCACAAGTCAACTTAATTTCTAAAGAGGTTATAAATAAATTGAATCTAACTACTACTCATCATCCTAAGCCCTATCCACTTGGATGGGTATGTAATGATTCACAATTGTAGGTGACAAAACAGTGCAAATTACATTTTGCCATTACTGCTAATTTCATTGATGAAGTAGAAGTAGATGTTGTACCTCTAGATATTTGTGCGCTTGTGTTAGGAAGTCCATATATTTTTGATAGACAAGCAATCTTTTATAGGGGGGAGAATAAGTATCATTTGttcaaagatggtaaagagtacatAGTTAGATTGCATAAAGTTACAACTAATCTTGCATTAGTAAATGTTGGTGAAATGAAAATATTAGTAAATCTAAGTAAAACCTTTGTACTTATTCTTGTAAAATCCAAGGATGATGATAAACTCAAGGCATTTAAGGGGTGTAAACCAGAACATAAGGACGAATTTGTCAAAATTGTATCTACATATGATGACCTTTTTCAGGAACCAAAGGGATTGCCCCCCAAGAGAGAGATCCAACATGAGATACATTTGCAGTAGGATGTGCCTCTTCCTAATATCGACATGTATTGCTTATTTGATCTACAGAATGAGGAGATCAAGAAACAAGTTCAAGAGCTAGTTGAGAAAGGATTAATTCGACCAAGAACTTCTCCATGTGGCTTGCCAATTGTCCTAGTGCCAAAGAAGGATAGGTCCTGGATGATGTGTATCTACTACCGATCCCTAAATAAGATCATGGTAAAGAATACGTATCCTCTTCCTCGTATTGATGATTTACTTGATCAGCTAAAGCATGCAAATTATTTTACTATGTTGGATTTACGAAGTGCTTATCATCAGATTAAGATTGCATAAAATGACATTTGGAAAACTACATTCAAGACTAAGCAAGGACTATACgaatggttggtaatgccttttgggttgtgCAATGCACTAGCAACTTTCATGCATGTAATGAATGATGTATTTCAGAATGAAAGGATTTGTAATAGTCTATCTAGATGATATCCTTCTATTCAGTAAGTCTTGGGATGATCATGTAAGTCATGTAAagaaagttttgatgttttgagaaaagaaaAAATCTATGTAAAGATGTCAAAATGCGAGTTTGCAAAGACATCTCTAGTGTACTTAGGCTATGTCATAGGAAATGGTCAGTTGAAAGTTGACCCTGAGAAGGTTGAAATAATTGTAAAATGTCCTAAGCCAAGAGCAGTAACTAAAGTCATATGTTTCTTAGTTGTTGTTCAGTATTGGAGAATGTTTATTTCGAACTTCTCCTATATAGCATCGTCATTGCAtgcattgataagtacaaagacaAATTTCTAGGAAGGACCTCAGTAGAAGAACTTCAACACTTTGAAGGAGAAGTTGAGCACCACACCTATTCTGACTATACCATATTTACAGAAAGCATTTAAGATTGAAACTGATGCAAGTGGGTTTTCCATGGGAGCAGTTCTAATGGAAGAAGGTAAGCCAGTATGTTATCACTCTGAAACTTTCACATTTGCAATAACTAACTATCCTACTTATGATAAGGAGCTTTATTGCACTAGTTCAGAGAGTTAAAAAATGGAAGTACTATCTAATGGGCAAAGAAACAATCATCCACACTGATCACCAACCACTACAATATCTACATTCACAATCACAATTGCAGCAAAGTACGCACTTTAGGTGGATGGGATTCCTTCAACAATTTCACTTAGTAATTAAGTAAAAGAAGGGTGTTCATAATAAGGTAGAAGATATGCTTTCTAGGCCTCCTATCATGAATGCTTTGGTTATCCTTTAGGGAAGTTGCATGGTTCATGAAAGTTTTCAGGAACAATATGTGATGGATGAAAACTTTAAGGATATTTATACAGCTCTAATTGTAGGCACAAGTAGTTAAAGAAGCTCACACATAATTGATTGTTGGACACTTTGGTATTAGCAAAACAATGACTCAGTTGTATAAATATTGTTATTGGCCTCACATGGAGGAAATTGTAACTAAATATATCAAAGGATGTATAGTGTGTGCAACCAATAAACCTAGTAATAGGAAGTTGGGGTTGTACACACCTCTTCTTGTCCTATCTCGACCTTGGGAAAGTGttttgatggattttattggaggaCTTCCCATATCTAAAAAGGGACATGACTATCTatttgtagtagttgatagatttaGAAAAATGTGTGTTCTAATGCCTTGTAAGAAATAGATCATAGCTGAACTCACAACTCATTTGTACTTCCAATATGTATGGGTCCATTTTGGGATCCCTACTTACATTGTATCAGATTGAGATTCTTGATTCCTAGGAGAATTTTGGTCCACATTGTGGGATCTCATGGACACAAATCTAAAGAAAAGTACAACTTTCCATCCTCAGACCAATGGACAAACAAAAGTGGTAAATAGAATAGTTGTACACTTGCTTCAAGGCTACTGCAACAAACATCCCAAGCTATAGGACGAGAGTCTACACTATGTGCAACATGCTTACAATCATGGAAAACACTCTTCTACAAAAAGATCTCCTTTTCAGAAGTGTTTTGGGTATGTGCCAAGAACACCAATGGACTTTGTCTTTGGAAAAGATGATGTTGAAGATGGACGTCATGAGGTAGAGAAGGCTCCAAGTAGCTCATTGGGAAGTAGAAGCTTAGttggagaagagccaagccaaatacAAGGCTTGACATGAAAAGCATCGCATAGGTCATCATTTTTAGGTTGGCGACTGTGTTTGGTTACATATCAGCAAGGAAAGGATGCAAGGTGAAGGTAAGAAGCTTAAGCCTATCAGATATGGCCCCTATAAGATATTGGAAAATATCGTTACCAATGTCTTTCGCCTTATTCTTCCTCAATATATGCAAATTTACTCAGTTGTAAATGTAGAAAATATGAAGTTGTACGAGCCTCCAATGATATTGGATTAAGAGGTTGATGTTCAGGTTCCTTCTGTTGATGACCTTTCACCTGAGTATATATCAGAGCTTCCAGAGGATGTCATTCTTGACAGAAATGTTAGATCTTGATAAAGAGGTACTATTTAGTACCTTAAGGTTGGACGTAAAGGGATGCATCCTGGAGAAGCATAATGGATGGAGGTTGAAAGAGTGAGAGAGTTGTATCCTCACTTAGTTTCCAAGTAATCAAGCTTTTGGTGGTCCAAAAGCTCTCCAGTGGGGAGGATTGATCCAGGAGGATATGCTCCATAATAGTCcgatatatatcagcaacaaaaaaACGTGTTTGTTGGGGGAGACGAACCGGTGACCCCCCATGTACAAGCTTTACTCTCCACCATTCTACCACGAGATCTCCGCTAACTCATTTTGGAGGTAGGTTGTTTTAACAAATAACAATAATTGCTAAGAGGAGATCTGTGGGAATTGAATCCCCGACCTCATAGCTCCCCCATATGGCTCTAAACCATTACGTCATGTGATATATTCAACATATAAGTAGCAAAAATGTTATTTAAAGAATCTTGCTAGGATAAGGCTGAGATTGGAGGGCTCAAGCTTGTCCCGAGCCCctccaaaataaaacataaaatcaaaatataaaccCAAAAATATTATCACGGTATATTTTAAACGGGCTACAattatttttataagattttaatgttgtttaagggggattttaaatatttattgttgtaaatgggagatagggtagattttcaaaaatcatatggttatgaaccaaatttggcaaaaaatgtGTATATAAGGGGGTAGCTTAGGAGTTTGAGTTAGTGGTAATTTGTGAGAGAAGTTTGTATGGATTTTGAGTGTTCACCTCTATGCAAGTTGGAAGGCTAATGTCTTGCTATTGCATTTGAAGGAGAATGAATTTGTACTCATTATAATCAAGAGACTTGTAACTTGTCcaagttgaagaccttgtaactgttgttggagcataatcaaggatcaATCACTCTATTGGAGAGGGCCCCAGAGACATAGCAATATTGGTGAACTCCGTTATAAACTCATGttcttgtcttctctcttctttctctctttgttaATTCATCGCTTTATTATTGTTATGAACATTTAAgcatttcaattatgtttttaagaCCATCAATTTAATTGTTGTAATATTTAATCATACACATGcaatagtcatagatcctaacatcagatcacTTCTATAGCCATTGATAAGAACACTTGAGCAAAGCAAATaattttgaaaacaaattttattattaatatgcAAACCCTTAATACAAAACTTGAAAAAGTGCCCTTATTTGATAAATGGCAAGACAAAAAGCTCTATGAAAATCTAGATAATCTGAGGTACAATAGCATTAACATAGTCAAACCATATAAAAGATAAAAACTTAGAAGCGATATATCATCTCCATATTCATTTGTTAATTGATCAAAAAAAAATGCAGAGAAAAATGAGAATGAAGAGACAAAGAGGGTAGCTAGTAAAAAGGGATTGAAAGGCATAGAAGTTGTTCTAGTAAGAATTGATGGAGCATTTCccttattattatcatcatcaccatTACCACTGATATGGCAACATGGACAAAGCTGGTGGCCTCTATTTGGTGCCATTGTAGGTTATGCCTTTAGGCAtaaaaataagtatttatttaatattaaaaatattaatttataaataatttagaAATGTAACTAATAATAAATAGTTAAAAAATATAATCATGATCCTATATGTATTGAGGGTTCTTGATAGACATTGTCTTGTATGGAGATATAAGAATCagatttataaattatttaaaaatattataaataaataatttaaataatccaGTATGAAATTTTCATATTAAATTTGATGATGATATAAttacatttctctatttttatcacaaaataCAATTTCACACTAGATTTAGAACGAGTTTTGTTGTGCATTCCTATTTCATGCTCGTATGTACCTATTTTCAAGATTATTTTAGAAAACTAGGTTTAGTCACCTATTACTAGGCTTTTGATAACACATTTTTATAGGATTAGGGTGTTGAGCAACCCTATCTCGATAAAATGTACTCAACTTCTAAGAAATGAAAGTCGACCTTACAATTTGCAGAAATCAACCTTGGTTTGTTAGCCTATCTTGAAAAGTTATTTCACTTGATATCTAAATAAGAAACTTATACTCTTGAGCAAGCAGTTATATAATGAATTAAGAAAATTCAAGGAgcaaagtattcaagcattcaattctACTATAGTAATTATGATCAAGTATGTAATGCCATTTCAACATTGTGAGCATGCACTAACATGTTGTACGACTTCATGAGCATCACAAGAACCCTTGTGCGAGATTCCATGGGAGAGTTTCATACCTAAGGTAATATTTTATCATTTGAGCAGTCATCATTTGTTTAGCCTTTGTCCTTGCAAGGACACACATCCTATCACATAATTTTTGTGGAAATGGGAACACTAGCactaggtttgacttaggcaagctctTATATATCACAATCCTTTTTCCATATTGTGTGTGTCTACAATTGTAGATCCGATAGAAATAAATTTGTAGATTAGTTGAACAAATAGTGATAGATATTTCCAAACTTTGATCAAATGAAAACTCTCAGACTAGGGCACCCATTTCTCCTGTCTTGCTAGTTTAACCTAGATTTTTTTAGGAGATAAGTGTCTAGATCTTTCTAATTCCATCTCAGACCATCTCCTTGGCCTTTTTCATCTTCAAATGCAAGTGTCCAATGATTATAGTATAGTTTTCTCTAGATTTCAATACTAGGTTCTTCTTTGTGTTCTCATTCGAGGTCTACCttattatttctatttctcaatctATATCTATTACATAATTTCAGATTTAATTTTCTTACCATTGCTATTCTAGTTCACTCTCACAAACTTCACTATCTCAATGGTTTGCAACAAAGGAGTACATTGCTACTAGAATTAATGACAAATCTACATGTGTCGTACTCAATGATCTGGTATGCATGGTAAATATTTTTTACAAAGGTTGCTTTAACATATATGAATTTAATGAAGACAATTATGACAAACTTGAATTCCTAATTAATTTGCAATCATTTCATTTGTCCCACTATTGGTTTCATAATGCTTCATGTCTAGGTTGGACCCAAATGCTTGGATGTGTCCTTTACTCTGATCACCATCCTTGGCTCACCTCCATGAAGGAAGACCCTTCCATAGTCCTTTAGATGAATTTTATGGTAACAATAATTACTTAAGTACTTTTTCATTCATAAATTTTGTTCTCATTTAACTATATATCTATGATAGCAATATAATTATAGATAAATTATTTGGATTTATAGATTATTTCATAAGACTCTATATTCTTCTGAAACAAATATCAATAGTGCTTCTAACTATTTAATGAAATCATTACTAGAATCATTTTTTAAAACTTAACTCATACTTTGAACtttgtttcatttaattaatttctaCTACTAAtctaatttttttcaaagaaaCTTAATACAAATAACCAGTTGTATTTGCAAAATCAACCAATTCTAGAtttaacaatttttttaatatgttagacaCATCCTTATATTCTTCTACTAaccttttttaataattttattgtattgtcaaattaaaaaaatatatctttAATATTACAATGCAGCTCCACCACTTTTTTAAAGTAACAATTTATCTCCTAAAAaaacatttcttcctacaaacttCTAATCTGTAAACTTACTTCCACCAAAAATAGAGAAAACTTTAATATTAATAGAACCCATGAAATCCACTTAAGAGGGAAAATCCAGTCAAGTAGTATAACTCACTAACATAGTTGAAAAGAATCCTCTTAAGCAACACCTCATAAGTATAAACGCAGTTTAGAAATCTCAATTGTATACTATGAAAGGAGATTGAAATTAATGATTATACAGACTCGAGCACCAATACAGCACTCTCAAATAAACTCAATGTTAACAAGAAAAacttaatttctatctctaatgGAAGATGGATCTTCACATCTCTTCTCGTATAATAGGTTGGTAGAAGAAACAAATACAAGCTCACGGAGGGCAAGGAATGGAATAATGGCATCTATTTACGATCCTCAATACAGATAACTAAAAACTCAAAATCTAAACCTTGACACGTGATGAGATACCTATATTCCTCTGAACCAAAAAGAAATCATTTAATGCCATGTGATAAGAAATATGGACTAAGATATCATCTTTGGAAGCTGCTGTCAGAAAAACATCTCTCAGGATGCTTCAGGGCAACCCTGGAAAGGGAAGGGAGTATGTTGTGGATGAATACCTATATTCCTCTGAACCAAAGACTCACCAAAGCAGTTAGTAGACCACTTGCCTGTAGATTGGTGAATATGTTCTGCTCGGCCAACACAATCTTATGTCGGCAGTTTAATTAGAAGATGACAGTTGATTTAGATGTATCTTCCtttatattgtaatctgttatatAAACTCAAAGATATTTACAAaactttaaataatttaaaaaaaacatatcatAAATTAGAAGATTAACTatctatcaataaaaaaaattcttcatcaaTCCATTTGTATATGCCCTTTAATAACAAAAAAATTCTTCATCAATCTTTAACAAATATATGTTTTCAAGAATCAACTAAACTTCAACTACATTGATGGTAGTTGTGCTTGATAGGAATCAAAATTTAAGCCAATATCAACCCTAATAAACCCTAATAACTAGGAATCAACTCAACTTCAACTATACAAATCATAGCTTATTTTTAATACGAATCAAATGTTAAGACCACAACCAACCCTAATAGCTTTAATCTTCATTAACTCCATAAAATTGTTAGGCACCTTATTTGCAATTTATTAGTTCCTTCCTGCTGGAACTATAGGTGAGGTTGcattttttaaaaacaattaattAGTGAATAAACTTTTTAATAGCCTTTTAATAGAAACCAATCAAAatcaagtgaatttttttttttccaatgttAAGAAATATTTGATAATGAAAagtaataaaaaatcaataaaagaattattttttatttttaataattaaatttaaatgagATACATAAGAATGGGTTTTTTTGGGTATAATAAGTAAAATTAATTTGATGAAAGTATGATAATttaaaattgaataatttttttgtattaataATAAGGATTTCAAAAAGTTACAGTTATACAAAAATGAGTCCGGGCCTCATAGAGGCAGCAAAAAGAGAGTATGAGGCATGGCCTCCCGGCAAGAAATCAAGAGATAGTAACCAGAATATACATGACAAAAAAGGGGCCAGCAACAAAAATAATACAGCTTATAGTAGGATGCCATCAATGGCATCAACCCAGGGTGTCCACCCCTTTTCCCCTTCAATCCAGACAACCTTCTTCCTTTCCTGTATTTGTCTTAGCATAGCCATCACCTCTTCTTTGGTATTCTTGGTCTTTCTGACTTCTTGGTTCATTTTGTTTAGGGTCTTCTCAAAAGCTTTAATGTCCTCCATGTTCCTCCTCCACTCGTAACCATGCTACATCTCATATATGACAAAAGTGGCGTGACCGGTCTTCAGGAATCTCCTAAGCTTGTCCTTATCAATCAGCATCATGATACGGACCTGCAAAAGGATTTTAAAATATGTGAGTTTACAGAAAAACTCAGTAAGGGACCGGGGGTTGTCCTGATACCTTTCCTCGTTCCTGCACTTCCAGAGCTGCCAAAGGATGTTAGAAGATAAAATATACCAAAAAAGATTAGTATCCTTTTTAATCCCATAAATATGACCAGTTACAATATTCATAATAGTGTAATCAAGTGGATAAGATATATCAAACATTTGCCAGATCCTTCTTGCAAAAGTACAATCGAAAAAAATATGCCTACTGGTTTCAGGCATCTTACAGATGTTGCAGTAATCAGTTTTAGCTTCCAAGTTTCTGACAGGGAGTCTGTTCAGCAACAACAGCCATGTAAAATATTTGATTTTTGGTTCAATGGGTCCTTTCCAAAGGTGATTAAGGAGTTTCTTCCAGGAGCAGCTATCAAGGGAGGTATACCAGAGAGCATTAATATGATCAATAATGGATTCGTTGTGATTAATAACATTATATATGTTTTTTGCCTTAAGTTTGCTAAAGATGCTACCACCAGGCCACTTGCACTGAAGGACTCTATTGGAATCCACATCGCAAGTCACAGGGAGATCTTTGGTGGCTTTGACAATCATATTGTAGGTTTTTTTTTGTGAGTCAGGAATGTTGAATTTAATTTTAAGATCATTCCAGGGTATAAGTTGATTATGCTCAAATAAGTCAATCAATTGGGAAATCCCTTTTTTATTCCAAATTTTAGCAGAGCAACCTTGTGAGAGGGCTAAGGGCTTACCAGAGAGTTGCaaattccaccatatagatctttCACCATACAGAGTTTGACTATCATGGAAGTCCTTGTTATACACAAACTTTCTAACTTGTTCCCAAGCTTTCCAAATGGAGCAAAAGACAGCAGAGCCATGGACCTTAATGGGAAAGTTCCCCATGATAAGATCAGAGAGGGGCAGGCCTTTCCAAGTTTTAGCATGTTTAGGGAAACCCAATTCAATGTTGTTTCTAATGAGGATTTTCCATGGGGAATCCCCCTCCATAGAGTGGAAGATCCACTTGGCGGCAAGAGCAACCCCCTGAGTTCTAAGATCTTTCAAGCCCAACCCCCCAAGTAAGCTGTCCGTATGGCACCATTGCCACTTAACAGCATGAAGTTTTTTCAATCCTCTGCCATTGGACCATAAGAAGTTCCTAATAGCCTTTTGGATCTCTAAGATCTGGTAGTTGTTAAACATCCAGGCCGAAGAGTAATATATGTTATAAGATGAGAGAATCTTTTGGCAAACCTGTACTCTGCCAGCAAGAGAAAGGGACCGGTTATGCCATTTATTGAGTTTGATGTTAATTTTGTCCTTGATCCAATTCCACATGGCCTTAAGAGAGGGGTCAATAGAAAAAGGAATACCAAGATACCGAACAACCAAATGGGGACCTCCCCATTGATAATGGAACCTAATGCTCCAGTCAGGAGGGGTCTCATCCCACCCAAGGCAAACAGATTTTGAGTAGGAGATCTTTTCTCCGGATATACTACAGAATGTTTTAAGTTTGCATTAGAGAGCTTCAAAATTACTGTCACGGGCCTCAAAGAAAATAgtggtgtcatcagcaaactgactGGTGATGAGCTCCTCATTATTAGGGAGCCGGATACCTCTAATAGCAGGGGACATAGAGTGATCTCTGAGAATATAGTGGAAAGCTTCGGAGGAGATCACGAAGAGGGCAGGGGCTAAAGGGCAACCCTGTTTGATGGATCTCCCAAGCAGGAAAGCATCAGACAAGGATCCGTTGATATCAATATGGGCAAAgacatcattcatcatcattttaaCAAGATTACAAAATCTGGTGGGAAAACCAAAATCTTCGAGAGTCATGGAGATGAAATTCCATTCTACACGATCGTAGGCCTTCTCGAAGTCTAACAGTAACATGGCACAATTTTGCTGGGAGAGCTTTGCCCAATTCATAGCCTCCCAACTagttataaaattttctaaaatgtATCTTCCCTTAATGAATCCAGTCTATGTTGAACTAATAATCTTAGGGAGAATATCCTGAAGCCTAAGTGCAAGGATTTTGGCTAAGATTTTATAGGACACATTAAGAAGAGTAATCggtctccaatttttaataagAGCTTTATCTACCTCTTTGGGGATAAGTTTGATGATACCCCTATTGATGTTTCTTCCTAAGGAACCTCTTTCTAATGCATCAGGATAAACTTTAAGAAGTTCATGACAGATCCATCCAATGTTGGTTTTATAGAATTCAGCAAGCAAGCCATCGGGCCCGGGGGCCTTGTCTTTTTGGAGGGAGAGGATTGCCTTCTCGATTTCTCCCAAGGTGATCTCAGCAGAAAGGATAACAGCATCATGTTCAGTGATCTTTTTAGGAATAATGGAGAGAAATTGGTTTCTAATGTTATTAGCTTCCACAGAATCCTCAGAAGTAAAGAGATTCTGGTAGTAATTTGCAAAGGCTTCCTTTATCAAATCAGGGTTGGTGATGTCCTGATTATCAATGACAATTCTATCAATAGATTCATTAGTCTGTTTATGCTTCAAAAGATTGAA is a genomic window of Cryptomeria japonica chromosome 7, Sugi_1.0, whole genome shotgun sequence containing:
- the LOC131856436 gene encoding secreted RxLR effector protein 78-like, whose translation is MNWAKLSQQNCAMLLLDFEKAYDRVEWNFISMTLEDFGFPTRFCNLVKMMMNDVFAHIDINGSLSDAFLLGRSIKQGCPLAPALFVISSEAFHYILRDHSMSPAIRGIRLPNNEELITSQFADDTTIFFEARDSNFEAL